One segment of Phragmites australis chromosome 13, lpPhrAust1.1, whole genome shotgun sequence DNA contains the following:
- the LOC133888733 gene encoding fasciclin-like arabinogalactan protein 8, whose translation MAASHRHHHLVLLVLSLVASIASAHNITAVLDGMPEYTLYNSYLSQTKVCDEINSRDSVTVLVLTNGAMSSLVANLSLADIKNALRLLTLLDYFDEKKLHSLGSGSELTTSLYQTTGEAAGNMGHVNITDLRGGKVAFASAAPGAKFQSTYTKRIKEFPSNLSVLEVSDPITFPGLFGSPSAASANLTGLLEKAGCKQFARLVVSSGVIKMYQVAMDKALTLFAPNDDAFQAKDLPDLSKLTSADLVTLLQYHALPQYAPKASLKVTKGDIPTLASTGAGKYDLSVVSKGDEVSLDTGVDKSRVASTLLDDTPTVVHTVDSVLLPAELFGGAPSPAPAPGPAGDVPAAAPAPEASAPAPAPKAAGKKKKKGKSAAHSPPAPPADSPDMAPADAPAGDEADKADTKKNGATEVAMTFAATVASFALAAASFC comes from the coding sequence ATGGCCGCTtcccaccgccaccaccacctcgtCCTCCTGGTCCTCTCCCTTGTCGCCTCCATCGCGTCCGCCCACAACATCACGGCCGTCCTCGACGGCATGCCGGAGTACACGCTGTACAACAGCTACCTCTCCCAGACCAAGGTCTGCGACGAGATCAACAGCCGCGACTCGGTCACCGTCCTCGTGCTCACAAACGGCGCCATGTCCTCCCTCGTCGCCAACCTCTCCCTCGCGGACATCAAGAACGCTCTCCGCCTCCTCACCCTCCTCGACTACTTCGACGAGAAGAAGCTGCATTCCCTCGGCTCCGGCTCCGAGCTCACCACCTCGCTCTACCAGACCACCGGCGAGGCCGCCGGCAACATGGGCCACGTCAACATCACCGACCTCCGCGGCGGCAAGGTCGCCTTCGCCTCCGCCGCGCCCGGCGCTAAGTTCCAGTCCACGTACACCAAGCGCATCAAGGAGTTCCCCTCCAACCTCTCCGTTCTCGAGGTCTCGGACCCCATCACCTTCCCCGGCCTCTTCGGCTCCCCGTCCGCCGCGTCGGCCAACCTCACCGGGCTCCTCGAGAAGGCCGGGTGCAAGCAGTTCGCGCGGCTCGTCGTGTCGTCCGGGGTGATCAAGATGTATCAGGTAGCCATGGACAAGGCGCTGACGCTGTTCGCGCCCAACGACGACGCATTCCAGGCCAAAGACCTGCCCGATCTGAGCAAGCTCACGAGCGCCGACCTCGTTACGCTGCTCCAGTACCACGCGCTGCCTCAGTACGCGCCCAAGGCGTCGCTTAAGGTCACCAAGGGCGACATCCCGACCCTGGCCTCCACCGGCGCGGGGAAGTACGACCTCTCCGTCGTCTCCAAGGGCGACGAAGTGTCGCTGGACACCGGCGTCGACAAGTCCCGCGTCGCGTCGACCTTGCTCGACGACACCCCGACGGTCGTCCACACGGTGGACAGCGTGCTGCTCCCGGCCGAGCTCTTCGGCGGCGCGCCGTCCCCCGCGCCGGCGCCCGGACCGGCCGGCGACGTGCCAGCGGCGGCCCCCGCTCCCGAAGCCTCCGCGCCGGCGCCCGCTCCCAAGGCCGCcggcaagaagaaaaagaaaggtaaGTCGGCGGCGCACTCCCCGCCCGCGCCCCCGGCCGACTCGCCCGACATGGCGCCCGCCGACGCGCCGGCGGGTGACGAAGCGGACAAGGCGGACACCAAGAAGAACGGCGCCACCGAAGTGGCCATGACCTTCGCGGCCACGGTGGCCTCCTTCGCTCTGGCCGCCGCGTCCTTCTGTTGA
- the LOC133889569 gene encoding uncharacterized protein LOC133889569 has protein sequence MSRFSRLASSSSSSSDDDKDEELFIALQQTHSQYQAMQVPRWGGSVPRRQYVHRDREARHWRLYNDYFSDAPTYGANFFRRRSLDLACFFGLAGSHNDINVLHRSHLFAKLAEGEAPQVNYTVNGHNYTIGYYLADDIYPQWATFVKTIPQPLGNKRKYFAKAQEAVRKDVERAFGVLQSRFAIVRGPAQFWDKDTLRQIMIACVIMHNMIVEDERDEDEQMQYEYAGQLVRPTPREVRNRTPELHDFLQAHNNIRNRETHSQLQEDLVEHLWQRHADMY, from the exons ATGAGTCGTTTCTCTCGCTTAGCttcgtcgtcgtcatcctcgTCGGACGATGACAAAGATGAAGAATTGTTCATCGCATTGCAGCAAACACATAGTCAATATCAAGCTATGCAAGTTCCTCGATGGGGCGGGTCTGTACCAAGGCGTCAGTATGTTCATCGCGATAGAGAAGCCAGGCATTGGAGGCTGTACAACGACTACTTTTCAGATGCTCCGACCTACGGGGCAAATTTCTTTCGCCGCAG atctttggatttggcatgcttttTTGGTTTAGCAgggtctcacaatgatatcaatgttcttCACCGTTCTCATCTTTTTGCAAAGCTAGCCGAAGGGGAAGCTCCACAAGTTAATTACACTGTCAATGGTCATAATTATACAATAGGGTATTACCTTGCAGATGACATCTATCCTCAATGGGCGACATTTGTGAAGACCATACCACAGCCACTgggaaataagagaaaatattttgCCAAGGCACAGGAGGCAGTTCGGAAGGATGTTGAAAGAGCATTTGGAGTTCTACAATCTCGTTTCGCCATTGTTCGTGGACCAGCCCAATTCTGGGATAAAGATACCCTAAGACAAATTATGATAGCTTGTGTCATAATGCATAATAtgattgttgaagatgagagggaTGAAGATGAACAGATGCAGTACGAGTATGCTGGCCAACTTGTGAGACCTACACCGCGTGAAGTTCGTAATCGTACTCCGGAGCTACATGATTTCCTTCAAGCTCATAATAACATCAGGAATAGGGAAACTCACTCTCAACTTCAAGAAGATCTAGTTGAGCACCTCTGGCAACGTCATGCAGACATGTATTGA